Proteins from a genomic interval of Youhaiella tibetensis:
- a CDS encoding VOC family protein, whose translation MPKVLPHLWFKNQAEDAMAFYMSIFKDSKVLSRDVMPDPELSVVRFELAGQPIVALNANSPAHYNESFSLLVETDDQAETDYFWNALIADGGKEQPCGWLTDRFGIFWQVTPKRLLELVADPDRVKAGRVLQAMYKMKKIVIADLERAYRG comes from the coding sequence ATGCCCAAAGTCCTTCCCCATTTGTGGTTCAAGAACCAGGCCGAAGACGCGATGGCCTTCTACATGTCCATCTTTAAGGACTCCAAAGTCCTCTCCCGCGATGTGATGCCTGACCCCGAACTTTCGGTCGTCCGCTTCGAGCTTGCCGGCCAGCCCATCGTCGCCCTCAACGCCAACTCGCCGGCGCATTACAACGAGTCGTTTTCCCTGCTCGTCGAGACCGACGACCAGGCCGAGACTGATTACTTCTGGAACGCCCTCATCGCCGACGGCGGCAAGGAACAGCCGTGCGGCTGGCTCACCGACAGATTCGGCATCTTCTGGCAGGTGACACCCAAGCGCCTGCTTGAACTCGTCGCGGATCCGGACCGCGTGAAAGCCGGGCGTGTGCTGCAGGCCATGTACAAGATGAAGAAGATTGTCATCGCCGATCTCGAGCGCGCTTATCGCGGCTAA